A genome region from Triticum aestivum cultivar Chinese Spring chromosome 2B, IWGSC CS RefSeq v2.1, whole genome shotgun sequence includes the following:
- the LOC123043687 gene encoding uncharacterized protein isoform X3 yields the protein MAPPPSPREDDSTWVMKVARATARRTSMPWASREQDPRSALSPSSSRRPWHKLYSRPTITDAAADGVPVPTRWGTAARPGRSGPAPSSAHPPASSRLHLGRDWSRRQSRGRRARHGRWRRRGRGGRHERAQVSGCSSPYTGRAPFDLCQESNQNYGSLFTLGLLSAGKRTQSMLDAIGHIDPTVPVYHWKINRCDALLREVMGENLYKEVIVAAPKEDEGDFGCIVIRGNDVLHGVANFMFG from the exons ATGGCTCCACCTCCGTCGCCACGGGAGGACGACTCGACCTGGGTGATGAAGGTGGCGAGGGCCACGGCGAGAAGGACGTCAATGCCGTGGGCCTCGCGGGAGCAAGATCCGCGCTCGGCCCTGTCCCCGTCGAGTTCCCGTCGTCCGTGGCACAAGCTCTACTCGCGGCCAACCATAACGGACGCCGCTGCAGACGGAGTGCCGGTGCCGACGCGGTGGGGCACGGCTGCACGGCCGGGGCGCTCGGGCCCCGCCCCCTCCTCGGCACACCCGCCCGCTTCCTCGCGGCTCCATCTCGGGCGCGACTGGTCTCGGAGGCAGAGTCGTGGTCGGCGCGCTCGACATGGGAGATGGAGACGGCGAGGGCGAGGAGGACGTCACGAACGAGCTCAG GTTTCAGGATGCTCATCACCATATACAGGCCGTGCTCCATTTGATTTATGTCAGGAGTCGAATCAAAACTACGGTTCACTGTTCACATT GGGTCTTCTATCTGCTGGTAAAAGAACTCAAAGCATGCTCGACGCGATCGGACACATCGATCCGACGGTGCCTGTGTACCATTGGAAAATCAATAGGTGTGATGCTCTATTGCGGGAAGTCATGGGAGAAAATCTTTACAAGGAAGTGATCGTCGCGGCGCCAAAGGAGGACGAAGGCGATTTTGGCTGCATCGTCATCCGTGGGAATGATGTTCTTCACGGAGTTGCCAACTTCATG TTTGGGTGA
- the LOC123043687 gene encoding uncharacterized protein isoform X2, translating to MAPPPSPREDDSTWVMKVARATARRTSMPWASREQDPRSALSPSSSRRPWHKLYSRPTITDAAADGVPVPTRWGTAARPGRSGPAPSSAHPPASSRLHLGRDWSRRQSRGRRARHGRWRRRGRGGRHERAQVSGCSSPYTGRAPFDLCQESNQNYGSLFTLGLLSAGKRTQSMLDAIGHIDPTVPVYHWKINRCDALLREVMGENLYKEVIVAAPKEDEGDFGCIVIRGNDVLHGVANFMIIVLPH from the exons ATGGCTCCACCTCCGTCGCCACGGGAGGACGACTCGACCTGGGTGATGAAGGTGGCGAGGGCCACGGCGAGAAGGACGTCAATGCCGTGGGCCTCGCGGGAGCAAGATCCGCGCTCGGCCCTGTCCCCGTCGAGTTCCCGTCGTCCGTGGCACAAGCTCTACTCGCGGCCAACCATAACGGACGCCGCTGCAGACGGAGTGCCGGTGCCGACGCGGTGGGGCACGGCTGCACGGCCGGGGCGCTCGGGCCCCGCCCCCTCCTCGGCACACCCGCCCGCTTCCTCGCGGCTCCATCTCGGGCGCGACTGGTCTCGGAGGCAGAGTCGTGGTCGGCGCGCTCGACATGGGAGATGGAGACGGCGAGGGCGAGGAGGACGTCACGAACGAGCTCAG GTTTCAGGATGCTCATCACCATATACAGGCCGTGCTCCATTTGATTTATGTCAGGAGTCGAATCAAAACTACGGTTCACTGTTCACATT GGGTCTTCTATCTGCTGGTAAAAGAACTCAAAGCATGCTCGACGCGATCGGACACATCGATCCGACGGTGCCTGTGTACCATTGGAAAATCAATAGGTGTGATGCTCTATTGCGGGAAGTCATGGGAGAAAATCTTTACAAGGAAGTGATCGTCGCGGCGCCAAAGGAGGACGAAGGCGATTTTGGCTGCATCGTCATCCGTGGGAATGATGTTCTTCACGGAGTTGCCAACTTCATG ATAATTGTGCTGCCGCACTGA
- the LOC123043687 gene encoding uncharacterized protein isoform X1, protein MAPPPSPREDDSTWVMKVARATARRTSMPWASREQDPRSALSPSSSRRPWHKLYSRPTITDAAADGVPVPTRWGTAARPGRSGPAPSSAHPPASSRLHLGRDWSRRQSRGRRARHGRWRRRGRGGRHERAQVSGCSSPYTGRAPFDLCQESNQNYGSLFTLGLLSAGKRTQSMLDAIGHIDPTVPVYHWKINRCDALLREVMGENLYKEVIVAAPKEDEGDFGCIVIRGNDVLHGVANFMVASQPSLTSLLVLYCTA, encoded by the exons ATGGCTCCACCTCCGTCGCCACGGGAGGACGACTCGACCTGGGTGATGAAGGTGGCGAGGGCCACGGCGAGAAGGACGTCAATGCCGTGGGCCTCGCGGGAGCAAGATCCGCGCTCGGCCCTGTCCCCGTCGAGTTCCCGTCGTCCGTGGCACAAGCTCTACTCGCGGCCAACCATAACGGACGCCGCTGCAGACGGAGTGCCGGTGCCGACGCGGTGGGGCACGGCTGCACGGCCGGGGCGCTCGGGCCCCGCCCCCTCCTCGGCACACCCGCCCGCTTCCTCGCGGCTCCATCTCGGGCGCGACTGGTCTCGGAGGCAGAGTCGTGGTCGGCGCGCTCGACATGGGAGATGGAGACGGCGAGGGCGAGGAGGACGTCACGAACGAGCTCAG GTTTCAGGATGCTCATCACCATATACAGGCCGTGCTCCATTTGATTTATGTCAGGAGTCGAATCAAAACTACGGTTCACTGTTCACATT GGGTCTTCTATCTGCTGGTAAAAGAACTCAAAGCATGCTCGACGCGATCGGACACATCGATCCGACGGTGCCTGTGTACCATTGGAAAATCAATAGGTGTGATGCTCTATTGCGGGAAGTCATGGGAGAAAATCTTTACAAGGAAGTGATCGTCGCGGCGCCAAAGGAGGACGAAGGCGATTTTGGCTGCATCGTCATCCGTGGGAATGATGTTCTTCACGGAGTTGCCAACTTCATGGTAGCCAGCCAACCTTCTCTCACTTCTCTTCTTGTTTTGTATTGCACTGCCTAG